A region from the Vicia villosa cultivar HV-30 ecotype Madison, WI linkage group LG3, Vvil1.0, whole genome shotgun sequence genome encodes:
- the LOC131661676 gene encoding uncharacterized protein LOC131661676 — MTSSESNATDHVLELIVHDASQPPPPPPSSSDDSRDNVDTQIAPLLSHTDRPKINIFTASYPRRKPRDEVTRLLESESSSPFTQCILWIWNGSRYSGLLCMALSSIVYFLMGVLSNIFSVQAIPLFETAFTRCTIILILSYLWLRRSEQPLFGASNVRIILLLRALTGCISMSSFVYCFQRLPFSQAIVLNSTTPIMASVMARFFLREKLKIADIASLACSFFGVIFFFREMLATQEQVVKFAEVSNANAKPSHHIFEILVGIFSSIIGGTSYCLIKAGAKASDQPLLTVFSFGILASPAMGLCTYIFEDFVLPRVESILLMLVLGVLAFFAEVLLARGLQLERMGKVANVQYMEAGLNQFWRVALTLVSPALDHLIGILLIVVSVFFTMYIGPDKETE, encoded by the exons ATGACATCTTCCGAATCCAACGCTACAGATCACGTCCTCGAACTCATCGTTCACGACGCATcacaaccaccaccaccaccgccgTCTTCCTCCGACGACTCTCGCGATAATGTCGATACCCAAATTGCCCCTCTCCTCTCCCACACAGATAGACCGAAGATCAACATCTTCACCGCTTCTTACCCTAGAAGAAAACCCAGA GATGAAGTAACGAGATTACTTGAGTCTGAGTCATCATCTCCTTTTACTCAGTGTATATTGTGGATATGGAATGGGTCCAGATATTCTGGTTTACTCTGCATGGCTTTGTCATCCATTGTTTATTTTCTTATGGGAGTTCTTTCCAATATTTTTTCTG TTCAGGCTATTCCTTTGTTTGAGACGGCTTTTACAAGATGTACGATTATTTTGATACTGTCATATTTGTGGTTGAGAAGGAGTGAACAACCACTGTTTGGAGCATCCAATGTTAGAATCATTTTACTTTTAAGGGCCCTTACTGGCTGTATATCAATGTCAAGTTTTGTATATTG CTTTCAGAGGTTGCCTTTCTCTCAGGCTATTGTGTTGAATTCAACAACTCCAATTATGGCTTCAGTAATGGCACGGTTCTTTTTGCGTGAGAAATTGAAAATTGCAGATATTGCAA GTCTTGCTTGTAGTTTCTTCGGTGTGATCTTCTTCTTCCGAGAAATGCTTGCTACTCAAG AACAGGTAGTCAAATTTGCGGAAGTAAGCAATGCAAATGCTAAGCCAAGTCATCATATATTTGAAATCCTAGTGGGCATCTTTTCATCAATAATTGGTGGAACTAGTTACTGCCTTATAAAGGCTGGAGCTAAAGCATCTGATCAACCATT GTTGACTGTCTTTTCATTTGGCATACTGGCTAGTCCTGCAATGGGATTATGCACTTACATCTTTGAG GATTTTGTGCTACCAAGAGTAGAGTCAATTTTGCTTATGCTTGTACTTGGTGTTCTGGCCTTCTTTGCTGAG GTCTTGTTAGCACGAGGACTGCAACTTGAGAGGATGGGTAAAGTTGCCAACGTTCAGTACATGGAG GCAGGACTAAACCAATTTTGGAGAGTTGCATTGACATTAGTGAGTCCAGCTTTGgatcatctgattggaattttacTTATTGTTGTCTCTGTATTTTTTACCATGTACATAGGACCTGACAAGGAGACGGAATGA